The Haliaeetus albicilla chromosome 4, bHalAlb1.1, whole genome shotgun sequence genomic sequence TGACACCCAGATGGATGCGCAGGTGCTGGGCCAGGTAGGAGGCGTTGGCGAAGGATTTGGAGCAATGGGGGCACTTGTGGGGCTTGGCCTCTGTGTGCGACTTGGAGTGGATCTGCATCTCCGACTTGGTGAAGAACGTCAAGGGGCAGACCTTACACCTAgagagggtggggggagaacCCCGCAGGGaccgggctggggctgggggggggaccccaCCATCACCCTGGCCCCCCAAGCGGGTGCGTGGGTGCCTACCTGTATGTCTTTCCCTCTTTGGCAGTCTCCCCTGAAGCCAGGATGGGATAGGGCACCACCAGGACTGGCGGTCCCGAGGGATTTTCCGCTTTGATCTTCTTACGGCCTCGTTCTGCCTTGGGTGCCCCCAGCAAGCCGTGGCCCTGGATTGTCTTTATGGAGTCGAGGAGGGGAGGGCTGGTGATTCCTGAGATTAGGGTGGGCGAGGAGGCGATGAGGCGGCTCTGGCTGGTAGAGGTGGGAGTCGATGGGGTGGTGGTCCCTGTCCCCGTGCTGGATTCGGAGGTGCTGACCGCCGGTGCACGGGAAGCCAGCCCCAATCCTGGCGGGCAAAGAAAAGGAGGGACGTTAATTTTAAAGGGGTCTAccctcccctcttctctcaCAGCAAGATCCTAAATTGGGGGAACCCTCCCCAAAACGTTCATGGCACTGCCAGGAGCTGCTAAatccccccccctcgccccccgcTCCCTGTGACAGTACCTGTGACCGTGCTGGTGGCCGGTCGGGCGTGCAGGGCCACATCGGGCTGGGGGACGGCTTGAGGGTGGAGACCCGGGACCTGCTGCAGTTTGGGGAGGGACATGATGGACTGGCTGCTTTCAGCGGGCGAGGGGGGCACCAGGAGGGGCTGCTGGGAGGCCACGGAGGTGGGGGGCAAGTGCGGGGGTCGGATCTTCTCCGCCATCAACTGCTCCTTGATTTTGTTGATCAGGACCAGGTTGTCCAGCtggtggagggaggggaagagaaggcagcaAAGAGGTGGGTCAGGGGCGGAGGAGCCGACACCCGCAGCCTCCCCCCGGAGCATCCCCCACATCCGTCtgtcctcccttctccccaaaATCCCACTGTCCTGGTGCCAGGGAGGGGGGTCCTACCTGGCTGGGcatggtgggggggggcggccaGAAGTAGGGGTTGTTGAAGCGAGGCTCCGCCAtcctgcagggagagagggggggGTGGGTTAGGGGGTGGCACCAGCCACCAcagagacaccccccccgcctcccctcgGGGCTCAAACCCCACTGACACCACCATCCCCCCAAAAAGCAATACCCAGGCTCTAAaagagggcagggagcaggcagggagcaggcagggccagGGAACCTCCCAAGCATCTTCCCAGCTGAAAATTCCTGCAGGATCAGGGCGACGCCGAGCACCTCAAAGACCCCAAAACACCAACAAGGATGCAGGATGCAATttggtggggggtgggggggtggggaggggggaaggatttgcagaaaaaaaaaaaaacaagtctcCCAAGCCCTGCAGGTATCTCCAGGAGGGATTACAGAGGCGGACGGGACGCTGCCGCAGGAGCGAGGGTGAGCATGACGACGGGCACATCAAACCCAAAGCCAACCCTGGCTGTATCCCACCCCGTCCCCTGAAAAAAGCCACCCCCAATCCCAAGTGAAGTGACCTACGATGTCGGCAGGCAGCTCGGCAGGAAAACCCGGCTGCAGCGGGGCCGGGAGATTTATAGAGACACTTAAACACGttgggaaaattaattctaaatcCATCTTTGGGTAATAGAAAACATCTGAAAGGGGGACGGCAAGAAAACGACAGCAGCGTAACGGCCGGGCGTAAACAGGCATCGCCGCGCTGGCAAACCTTGTTACGGGGGTGTTTAAGGGTAAAGTGTATAAGGGACCCTGGTGGAATGTATAGGAGAGGTCCCCGAGGAGCTCCCGTCTGTAATATAAACCAGGCCACAGCTGGGATCCTGAGAGAAACTAGACCAGTGCCTCCAGCAAACCACGTCCCCAAAAGCCTTcggggtggtgggatttgggggcAAGGTGCCTACAGCAGAGCACTGGcggctggggaaactgaggcacggagaGCCCCGGGTCACAGCTGCGCGGAGGCAGCCACAGTCCTGCGTTTGCTGGACAGGCAGCCTCCTCCGAACCATGCTGGTGTCACCCAGGAGCATCCCTGctcccacaaaaaaaagcagcctgggggtgggatgggacgatgagccttcctcctcctcctcctcacactcACTCGCTGCCCCTCGGTTTAAATCAGACTCCGAACTCTCTGTAGGCGGGTGGGCAGCACCCAGCAAAAGCTCCTGGTTCCACCGGGGACTTAGCACCCATACGGCCACTCCAGCCTGAGAAAGAGCCATGGGCTGGACCCCTCCAGGTTCGTTTTtggggggaaactgaggcacggagcaAGGGACAGCCTGACCCTCGCAATACGGAGCAGCACGGCACAGGACAAGGCGCGCTTTTGGGGCAACTCAGACCGACGCGCCGGTGGCTGTAGGCAGCGCCAAGGAACAGGAGCCATTTCACATGGCAGACCCCAACGCCACAGCCAGG encodes the following:
- the ZNF362 gene encoding zinc finger protein 362 isoform X3, with amino-acid sequence MDADKGKQRQYSQRMAEPRFNNPYFWPPPPTMPSQLDNLVLINKIKEQLMAEKIRPPHLPPTSVASQQPLLVPPSPAESSQSIMSLPKLQQVPGLHPQAVPQPDVALHARPATSTVTGLGLASRAPAVSTSESSTGTGTTTPSTPTSTSQSRLIASSPTLISGITSPPLLDSIKTIQGHGLLGAPKAERGRKKIKAENPSGPPVLVVPYPILASGETAKEGKTYRCKVCPLTFFTKSEMQIHSKSHTEAKPHKCPHCSKSFANASYLAQHLRIHLGVKPYHCSYCEKSFRQLSHLQQHTRIHTGDRPYKCPHPGCEKAFTQLSNLQSHQRQHNKDKPYKCPNCYRAYTDSASLQIHLSAHAIKHAKAYCCSMCGRAYTSETYLMKHMSKHTVVEHLVSQHSPQRTESPGIPVRISLI
- the ZNF362 gene encoding zinc finger protein 362 isoform X4 — its product is MAEPRFNNPYFWPPPPTMPSQLDNLVLINKIKEQLMAEKIRPPHLPPTSVASQQPLLVPPSPAESSQSIMSLPKLQQVPGLHPQAVPQPDVALHARPATSTVTGLGLASRAPAVSTSESSTGTGTTTPSTPTSTSQSRLIASSPTLISGITSPPLLDSIKTIQGHGLLGAPKAERGRKKIKAENPSGPPVLVVPYPILASGETAKEGKTYRCKVCPLTFFTKSEMQIHSKSHTEAKPHKCPHCSKSFANASYLAQHLRIHLGVKPYHCSYCEKSFRQLSHLQQHTRIHTGDRPYKCPHPGCEKAFTQLSNLQSHQRQHNKDKPYKCPNCYRAYTDSASLQIHLSAHAIKHAKAYCCSMCGRAYTSETYLMKHMSKHTVVEHLVSQHSPQRTESPGIPVRISLI
- the ZNF362 gene encoding zinc finger protein 362 isoform X2, with the protein product MAVEKRPACSTRSQLELEMDADKGKQRQYSQRMAEPRFNNPYFWPPPPTMPSQLDNLVLINKIKEQLMAEKIRPPHLPPTSVASQQPLLVPPSPAESSQSIMSLPKLQQVPGLHPQAVPQPDVALHARPATSTVTGLGLASRAPAVSTSESSTGTGTTTPSTPTSTSQSRLIASSPTLISGITSPPLLDSIKTIQGHGLLGAPKAERGRKKIKAENPSGPPVLVVPYPILASGETAKEGKTYRCKVCPLTFFTKSEMQIHSKSHTEAKPHKCPHCSKSFANASYLAQHLRIHLGVKPYHCSYCEKSFRQLSHLQQHTRIHTGDRPYKCPHPGCEKAFTQLSNLQSHQRQHNKDKPYKCPNCYRAYTDSASLQIHLSAHAIKHAKAYCCSMCGRAYTSETYLMKHMSKHTVVEHLVSQHSPQRTESPGIPVRISLI
- the ZNF362 gene encoding zinc finger protein 362 isoform X1, with amino-acid sequence MAVGKTPRSHGSEKRPACSTRSQLELEMDADKGKQRQYSQRMAEPRFNNPYFWPPPPTMPSQLDNLVLINKIKEQLMAEKIRPPHLPPTSVASQQPLLVPPSPAESSQSIMSLPKLQQVPGLHPQAVPQPDVALHARPATSTVTGLGLASRAPAVSTSESSTGTGTTTPSTPTSTSQSRLIASSPTLISGITSPPLLDSIKTIQGHGLLGAPKAERGRKKIKAENPSGPPVLVVPYPILASGETAKEGKTYRCKVCPLTFFTKSEMQIHSKSHTEAKPHKCPHCSKSFANASYLAQHLRIHLGVKPYHCSYCEKSFRQLSHLQQHTRIHTGDRPYKCPHPGCEKAFTQLSNLQSHQRQHNKDKPYKCPNCYRAYTDSASLQIHLSAHAIKHAKAYCCSMCGRAYTSETYLMKHMSKHTVVEHLVSQHSPQRTESPGIPVRISLI